A single genomic interval of Phocoenobacter uteri harbors:
- a CDS encoding porin: protein MKKTLIALTVAALASTSASAVTVYNQDGMNVNVFGEIKYTLGQDKITVKEDGVKQPESTESHTKLKNAGTKLGVHADYDLGNGAYAFGEYKLQMKSGDAKLDKAFIGFGQKEVGQLSFGQQVTMADDIGEATFDNIYGVGVSVLPTGGDRTVAYRYKAVDGWTFGADYVFGENGEKKVKYEALGFEKEVPLKNAFQVGAHYSKDALTFEAGLGRVNHKSVDSKDDYVDAIEAAFGYTIDNVRLGLDLGYGIMKYGNDKDKLFHTAMGAKVAVTDSVDLFGTYAYTKIKFADKDEKAEKIHGLNVGVDYKLAKNVSLFAEAQYQKGKQDKHKTTQKAVGVGMKIVW from the coding sequence ATGAAAAAAACTCTTATCGCGTTAACAGTTGCTGCATTAGCTTCAACTTCAGCTTCAGCTGTAACTGTATATAACCAAGATGGAATGAATGTTAACGTTTTTGGTGAAATCAAATACACATTAGGTCAAGACAAAATAACCGTTAAAGAAGACGGTGTTAAACAGCCTGAATCAACTGAAAGCCACACTAAGTTGAAAAACGCTGGAACTAAATTAGGTGTTCACGCTGACTACGATCTAGGTAATGGTGCATATGCATTTGGTGAATACAAACTTCAAATGAAATCAGGTGATGCAAAATTAGATAAAGCATTCATCGGATTTGGTCAAAAAGAAGTAGGTCAATTAAGCTTTGGTCAACAAGTAACTATGGCTGATGACATCGGTGAAGCTACTTTTGATAATATCTACGGTGTAGGTGTAAGCGTGCTTCCTACTGGCGGTGATCGTACAGTTGCTTACCGTTATAAAGCTGTTGATGGCTGGACATTCGGTGCAGACTATGTGTTTGGTGAAAATGGTGAAAAGAAAGTAAAATATGAAGCTTTAGGTTTTGAAAAAGAAGTGCCTCTAAAAAATGCATTCCAAGTTGGTGCTCACTACTCAAAAGATGCATTAACTTTTGAAGCAGGTTTAGGTCGCGTAAACCACAAATCTGTGGATTCTAAAGACGATTATGTTGATGCTATTGAAGCTGCATTTGGCTACACAATTGACAACGTACGCTTAGGTTTAGATTTAGGCTATGGTATTATGAAATATGGTAATGATAAAGATAAATTATTCCACACAGCTATGGGAGCAAAAGTTGCTGTAACTGATAGTGTAGATCTTTTCGGTACTTATGCATATACCAAAATTAAATTTGCTGACAAAGATGAAAAAGCAGAAAAAATTCATGGTTTAAACGTTGGTGTTGATTATAAATTAGCGAAAAATGTAAGTTTATTTGCTGAAGCTCAATATCAAAAAGGTAAACAAGACAAACACAAAACAACTCAAAAAGCTGTTGGTGTTGGTATGAAAATTGTATGGTAA
- a CDS encoding S1 RNA-binding domain-containing protein, whose amino-acid sequence MSIKASSPNPYTLFFNTHQIGDVMLGEIIEVCNYGYHVELSTDVVGLVHKSEITYFDRKPKTENYYKKGDKINVKLLKFNEQRVDLSIKQVEPNPYDIFIEQNQVGDVLNGVISNCVKFGYFVELVKGVEGLAHIKSNMNTQFNQGDRVSVEILSINNKKIALKVLK is encoded by the coding sequence CACTCACCAAATAGGCGATGTTATGTTAGGTGAAATCATTGAGGTATGTAATTATGGTTATCATGTAGAACTTTCGACAGATGTTGTAGGACTGGTACATAAATCGGAAATTACTTATTTTGATAGAAAACCTAAGACTGAAAATTACTATAAAAAGGGGGATAAAATTAACGTTAAATTACTAAAGTTTAATGAACAAAGAGTAGATTTAAGCATTAAACAAGTTGAACCCAACCCTTATGATATTTTTATTGAACAAAATCAAGTCGGTGATGTGTTAAATGGAGTGATTAGTAATTGCGTTAAGTTTGGTTATTTCGTGGAGTTAGTAAAAGGTGTTGAAGGGCTAGCACACATTAAGAGCAACATGAATACTCAATTTAATCAAGGTGATAGAGTTAGTGTTGAAATATTATCCATCAACAATAAAAAAATAGCGTTAAAAGTGCTTAAATAA
- the nagZ gene encoding beta-N-acetylhexosaminidase, producing MLLIDIAGYTLTQEEKEILEHPLVSGLILFSRNFHDKAQLQALIQSIRKEIKKPLLITVDQEGGRVQRFRDGFTTLPAMQSFLALNQPQLAKESGWVMAAEMFAMDIDLSFAPVLDLGHQCKAIGDRSFGSQVREMLPIAEQFIDGMLEVGMATTGKHFPGHGRVIADSHLETPFDERPKTTIFEQDIVPFTNLIQKNKLSAIMPAHVIYTQCDSQPASGSHYWLKDILRKQLNFNGVIFSDDLGMKGASFMGDYVERSQKALKAGCDLLLLCNEPQGVIQVLDNLQYVPTQQQKERHFSLMKRKTITWRELQSSTRWKTATQQLSRLQQQWLEFC from the coding sequence ATGTTACTCATCGATATCGCAGGCTATACGCTGACCCAAGAAGAAAAAGAAATTTTGGAACATCCTTTGGTTTCAGGGCTGATTCTGTTTAGCCGTAATTTTCACGACAAAGCACAGTTGCAAGCCTTAATCCAATCTATCCGCAAAGAAATCAAAAAGCCATTATTGATAACTGTCGATCAAGAAGGCGGACGGGTGCAACGTTTTCGAGACGGCTTTACCACACTTCCCGCAATGCAATCTTTCTTAGCTTTAAATCAACCACAACTTGCCAAAGAAAGCGGTTGGGTGATGGCGGCGGAAATGTTTGCAATGGATATCGATCTCAGTTTTGCCCCTGTGTTAGATTTAGGTCATCAATGTAAAGCGATTGGCGATCGTTCTTTTGGCTCACAGGTGAGAGAAATGTTACCTATTGCCGAACAATTTATCGATGGAATGTTGGAAGTTGGAATGGCAACCACAGGTAAACATTTTCCGGGACACGGGCGAGTCATTGCCGATTCACATTTAGAAACGCCTTTTGATGAACGCCCGAAAACCACTATTTTTGAACAAGATATCGTACCATTTACAAACTTAATTCAAAAAAATAAACTCTCAGCGATTATGCCGGCACACGTGATTTATACTCAATGCGATTCCCAACCTGCGAGTGGCTCGCACTATTGGTTAAAAGACATTTTACGCAAACAGCTCAATTTTAATGGCGTGATTTTCTCTGATGATCTTGGAATGAAAGGCGCGAGCTTTATGGGAGATTATGTCGAGCGTAGCCAAAAAGCCTTAAAGGCGGGCTGTGATTTATTACTACTTTGCAACGAACCACAAGGCGTGATACAGGTTTTAGATAATTTACAATATGTTCCAACCCAACAACAAAAAGAGCGTCATTTTTCATTGATGAAGCGTAAAACCATTACGTGGCGTGAGTTACAATCTAGTACTCGTTGGAAAACCGCCACACAGCAATTAAGTCGATTACAACAGCAGTGGTTGGAATTTTGTTAG